The proteins below come from a single Ruegeria sp. THAF33 genomic window:
- a CDS encoding bifunctional 2',3'-cyclic-nucleotide 2'-phosphodiesterase/3'-nucleotidase, whose protein sequence is METTDIHVHVFPYDYYADKPRDTVGLSRTASIINEIRAEATNSILVDNGDFLQGNPMGDYIAYERGMKEGDAHPIINAFNTVGYDAATLGNHEFNYGLDFLEKSLAGAEFPVVLANVAKAQGATPRDDKTLIKPYTIIDREIEMGDGTKHSIKIGVIGFTPPQIMNWDRKHLEGNVQARDIVETARAYVPEMKEQGCDLIIALSHSGIGDANHVDGMENASVVLAGVDGIDALVTGHNHLVFPSPTFADRPGIDVEKGTLMGKPAVMGGFWGSHLGLLDLLLEREGNEWRVVTTTSEARAISKRNEDRSITALVGDDQKVLDSVAKDHDETLAYVRRAVGKTSAPLHSYFALVADDPSVQIVSIAQKWYVEEMLKGTEHEGLPILSAAAPFKAGGRGGPDYYTDVPVGDVAIKNVADLYLYPNTVRAVRVNGVQLRGWLERSAGMFNQIERGSEDAVLLNPEFPSYNFDVMDGVTYQIDLSQPSRFGPKGEEVNPDAARIVNLSFQGEPVTDDMEFIIATNNYRASGGGSFPGALGDTIVFEAPDTNRDVIVRYIVEQGTINPKADGNWSFAPLENTTVLFETGPKARDYIADVKGVLIEDAGDGADGFAAFRIKL, encoded by the coding sequence ATGGAAACAACGGACATCCATGTTCATGTGTTCCCCTATGACTACTATGCCGACAAACCCCGTGACACAGTGGGCTTGTCCCGTACGGCCTCAATCATCAACGAAATTCGCGCTGAGGCGACAAATTCGATCTTGGTCGACAACGGTGACTTTCTTCAAGGGAACCCAATGGGCGACTACATCGCCTATGAGCGTGGCATGAAAGAAGGGGACGCGCACCCCATCATCAACGCTTTCAACACGGTTGGCTATGATGCTGCAACTCTGGGCAATCACGAATTCAACTACGGGCTGGATTTCCTGGAAAAATCACTCGCGGGCGCAGAGTTCCCGGTCGTTTTGGCCAATGTTGCAAAGGCACAAGGCGCAACTCCGCGCGACGACAAAACGCTGATTAAACCATATACAATTATCGACCGTGAAATCGAAATGGGTGATGGGACCAAGCACTCAATCAAAATCGGTGTCATAGGTTTTACGCCGCCGCAGATCATGAACTGGGACCGAAAGCATCTGGAAGGCAATGTTCAGGCCCGCGATATTGTTGAAACCGCGCGGGCATACGTGCCAGAGATGAAGGAACAAGGATGTGACCTAATCATCGCCCTTTCACATTCTGGGATCGGCGACGCCAATCATGTGGACGGTATGGAAAACGCCTCAGTCGTTTTGGCGGGTGTTGACGGAATCGACGCTCTGGTCACGGGGCACAATCACCTTGTCTTTCCCTCGCCGACATTTGCGGACCGACCCGGCATTGACGTCGAAAAGGGCACCCTGATGGGTAAACCTGCTGTTATGGGCGGCTTCTGGGGCTCACATCTTGGGTTGTTGGACCTGCTGCTGGAACGGGAAGGAAATGAGTGGCGCGTGGTTACTACCACGTCCGAGGCCCGCGCGATTTCCAAACGCAATGAAGACCGCTCAATCACCGCTTTGGTCGGAGACGATCAGAAGGTTCTCGACTCGGTTGCGAAGGATCACGACGAAACGCTCGCCTATGTCCGTCGAGCCGTTGGCAAAACATCTGCCCCGTTGCACAGCTATTTTGCATTGGTTGCTGATGATCCGTCTGTACAGATCGTTTCGATCGCACAGAAATGGTATGTCGAAGAAATGCTGAAAGGCACCGAGCACGAAGGATTGCCGATCCTGTCAGCGGCGGCGCCGTTCAAGGCGGGTGGTCGCGGGGGCCCGGACTATTACACCGACGTCCCGGTCGGGGATGTTGCTATCAAAAATGTGGCTGATCTGTATCTCTATCCCAACACAGTGCGCGCGGTGCGAGTGAACGGTGTTCAACTGCGTGGTTGGCTGGAGCGTTCGGCCGGTATGTTCAACCAGATCGAGCGAGGCTCAGAGGATGCGGTTCTTCTGAATCCAGAGTTTCCATCCTACAATTTCGATGTGATGGATGGCGTAACATACCAGATCGACCTGTCGCAGCCGTCGCGCTTTGGGCCAAAGGGGGAAGAGGTGAATCCCGATGCGGCCCGAATTGTGAACTTGTCCTTCCAAGGCGAACCGGTCACCGATGACATGGAGTTCATCATCGCCACAAACAATTATCGTGCATCGGGTGGCGGTTCATTCCCCGGCGCATTGGGTGATACAATCGTGTTCGAAGCCCCGGACACTAATCGCGACGTTATCGTGCGCTATATTGTCGAACAGGGAACGATCAACCCAAAAGCGGACGGCAACTGGTCATTTGCTCCTTTAGAGAACACGACCGTGCTATTCGAGACCGGCCCTAAGGCCCGAGACTACATCGCCGATGTCAAAGGCGTTTTAATCGAAGACGCCGGAGATGGTGCAGATGGCTTCGCGGCATTCCGCATCAAGCTCTAG